The region CATCCAACTGCCCACAACGTGGTTGTGGTTTCTAAGATCTGTTTTGGACACAAAGGCTTTACTAGTTAAATGTCCATTCAAGCAGGCTATAAATgttaatacataaaaaaaaattacattgtcTATTCACTGAAATAAGTGCTACAAaagaatgttacattttgtatttttttatctttatttttagtACTCTGTGACCAGACTTGCATGTGTACAGTCATTTTGAAAGAATAATCTGGTAAATGGTACATATAGCATGTAGGCATGACAGCGTTGTTATACACTGAGCGTAAACACCCACACCTCAGCCGAGCACGCAGCTCACGGTCGAATCCCATTGTTCCGTTTCCCAGGCGCTCTGCTGCACGAGCTGTCCAATGACGGGGCTCGGCGGCAGTTTGAGGGCTTCCTGGAGGACCTGGTGGTGCCAGCGATGGTGACCAGCGCGCAGGAGGGCGAGCGGGAGTGTCACATCGTGGTGCTGACCGACGACGACACGGTGGACTGGGACCAGGAGCACCCCCCTCCCATGGGCGAGGAGTACTCCCAAAGTAAGGGCCCCCCTCACcctgttttaacatttttataaacgTCCTCATTCTACAAGAATGTCTTGTTTCTCGTGAAGAAACACATCCAGGCTGTTTTGTGGGAAATCTGGTCAGTCCACTTGTCTGGAGGAGATGAGTTGTATGGTTTTCAACAAGTACAGATCAAAGGGTTTTTGGAATCACTGACTTCAATAAAACCCTGGCAACATCAGGTCACACTCAAGAGTGAGTGTTAGTAACCCAATACTGCTAATGCAGAAAACGGCACTTAAGTTGGCGGCAGTATGCTTTGTCTCCTGTTGAGCAATGTCAGGCATCTGGTAAgcaaatgtacagtaatacTGTAAAGATGGACGTAATGCTGTCGGATGAAAGTGGGCGTGAAGCGTGATGTACTGTGTGTAGGACTGAAGTCAGCAGTGACGGGATTGATGTTCATACAGACCTTCTTCTCCTCCGCTCCAGTTATTTACAGCACTAAGTTGTACCGCTTCTTCAAGTACATCGAGAACAGAGACGTGGCCAAGGCGCTACTCAAGGAGAGGGGGCTAAAGAACATCCGCATTGGGATTGAGGGTAAGGcttatacgcacacacacacacacacacatatacacacgcacaaacataagcacaaacacacacacatgcactctcacataCCTTTTTAAACCCAACTCTTTGTACTGAAATTGTCATTCATTGTGGACTATACCAGTACTGTACTGTCTCTGCGCCTGTGCCCTAGTAAAACTTTGGTCCTCCTGTGTCCCAGGGTACCCCACCTGCAAGGAGAAGGTGAAGCGGCGGCCGGGCggcaggtcagaggtcatttaCAACTACGTGCAGCGGCCCTTCATCCAGCTGTcctgggagaaggaggaggggaagagcCGGCACGTGGACTTCCAGTGCGTGCGCAGCAAGAGCGTGCCCAACCTGGCCGCCATGGCGGAGGGCGTGTCCCGGGGCGGCACCACGCCCGCCCCGCAGGTGGACGAGCTGGACCGCCTCAACGGGCCCGCCCCACACCTCCCTCCAGCGTCCCAGCCCCCCAGCGACAGCTGAGCCTGGACACAGGCCGGGCCCAACTGCCCCGCGTGTGGGGGACGGTCCGCGAGCCGCATGCTAGCGGAGGCGGCTAGCGAGCGCCTCGTGCGGAGAGCCGAATCGCGCTCACGTTCGCCGGCCTCAGGGACCCCTCCCGTGGGGACTGCCAGAAAACACACGCCGACAGGTCTGGCTTATTTGATGGTCCCCACTACAGTGAGCAGGATATTTT is a window of Anguilla anguilla isolate fAngAng1 chromosome 13, fAngAng1.pri, whole genome shotgun sequence DNA encoding:
- the kctd20 gene encoding BTB/POZ domain-containing protein KCTD20; this encodes MSGQLESVPDPAPPVNERVTLVVDGTHFVVDPAVFTAHPDTMLGRMFGPGRQHNFTRPNGKGEYEIAEGIGASIFRVVLDFYRTGTLRCPDGVSVAELRDACDYLCINFDYNTVKCRDLSALLHELSNDGARRQFEGFLEDLVVPAMVTSAQEGERECHIVVLTDDDTVDWDQEHPPPMGEEYSQIIYSTKLYRFFKYIENRDVAKALLKERGLKNIRIGIEGYPTCKEKVKRRPGGRSEVIYNYVQRPFIQLSWEKEEGKSRHVDFQCVRSKSVPNLAAMAEGVSRGGTTPAPQVDELDRLNGPAPHLPPASQPPSDS